From Alcaligenes faecalis, the proteins below share one genomic window:
- a CDS encoding xanthine dehydrogenase family protein molybdopterin-binding subunit, translating to MSYDAPRHQQQDLLRASGTLLILAAPARPPKPSPGQPGVVSEYLQAHDDVFVAVSEQGWVRAFNGHVDLGTGIQTALSQIVADELDVPMTRVQMVLGHTDAVPNQGPTIASASIQIHAVPLRKAAAQARQLLLAQAAERWALPADQLRVEDGTIIAPDGRSLTYWKLLEGLELRAYLDKETPTKPAEQLRIVGTAQARVDIPGKVAGQWVYVHDVRVPGMLHGRVVRPPYIGRDSGDFIGRSLESVDEESIRHIADDVRVVVIGDFIGVVARREEHAMRAARELNVRWKAIPPLEDMNNLEQLIRRQPMTERLLADKGPDFDELPPEGKRLKRTYVWPFQLHASIGPSCAVADYQPGHSRIWSGSQNPHMLRVHLSQLLDEDEAGLEIIRHEAAGCYGRNCADDVCADALLLSRAVGAPVRVQLTREQEHGWEPKGAAQLMDVEGSIDAEGQLRHYDFVTHYPSNDAPNLALLLTGRESAAPRQLEMGDRTAVPPYSYPKQRIVCQDMPAIVRASWLRGVSAMPNSFAHDCFLDELAVEAGVDPLIYRLRYLDQDERAQELLQAVADKGQWQIGQRGSRGQPDEQGYLYGRGLSYARYIHSKFPGFGAAWSAWLLDLRVHIETGVIDVQQIYVGQDTGQMVNPAGVRHQIHGNVIQSLSRTLYEQVRFNAQGVVSAEWGAYPIVDFPRIPPIEVVLMDRQSELPMGSGESASVPCASAIANALFDATGRRFRQVPFTPDVVRAALAAMSQMA from the coding sequence ATGTCTTACGATGCGCCGCGCCACCAGCAGCAGGACTTGCTCAGGGCGTCCGGCACCTTGCTGATTTTAGCGGCACCGGCACGGCCTCCCAAGCCTTCGCCCGGCCAGCCCGGCGTGGTGTCCGAGTACTTGCAGGCGCACGATGATGTCTTTGTCGCCGTGTCCGAACAGGGCTGGGTGCGCGCTTTTAACGGGCACGTGGACCTGGGCACCGGTATTCAAACTGCGCTAAGTCAGATCGTGGCCGACGAGCTGGATGTGCCCATGACGCGCGTGCAAATGGTGCTGGGCCATACCGATGCTGTGCCCAATCAAGGCCCCACCATCGCCAGTGCTTCGATTCAGATTCATGCTGTACCGCTGCGCAAGGCGGCGGCTCAAGCACGTCAATTGCTGCTGGCACAAGCCGCAGAACGCTGGGCACTGCCTGCCGATCAATTACGCGTGGAAGACGGCACCATCATTGCCCCGGACGGGCGCAGCCTGACGTACTGGAAACTGCTGGAGGGTCTGGAACTGCGGGCCTATCTGGATAAAGAAACTCCCACCAAACCGGCCGAGCAATTGCGCATTGTAGGGACAGCCCAGGCGCGTGTCGATATTCCGGGCAAGGTCGCGGGGCAGTGGGTGTATGTACACGATGTGCGCGTGCCCGGCATGTTGCATGGTCGTGTCGTGCGTCCTCCTTATATAGGGCGCGATAGCGGCGACTTCATTGGTCGCAGCCTGGAATCCGTGGACGAGGAGTCCATCCGTCATATTGCCGACGATGTGCGTGTCGTGGTGATTGGCGACTTTATTGGTGTGGTCGCACGTCGTGAAGAACACGCCATGCGCGCCGCCCGTGAATTGAACGTGCGCTGGAAAGCGATTCCTCCTTTGGAGGATATGAATAATCTGGAGCAGCTGATTCGTCGTCAGCCCATGACGGAGCGCTTGCTGGCGGATAAAGGGCCGGATTTTGATGAACTGCCGCCAGAGGGCAAACGCTTGAAGCGTACCTATGTCTGGCCTTTTCAGCTGCATGCCTCCATTGGCCCGTCTTGCGCCGTGGCGGACTACCAGCCCGGCCATAGCCGAATCTGGTCAGGCTCGCAGAACCCGCATATGTTGCGTGTCCACTTGAGTCAGTTGCTGGACGAGGACGAAGCCGGCCTGGAGATCATCCGCCATGAAGCAGCCGGTTGCTATGGCCGTAATTGCGCTGACGATGTATGTGCGGACGCCTTGCTCTTGTCACGAGCCGTCGGTGCGCCGGTACGTGTGCAACTGACGCGTGAACAAGAACACGGCTGGGAGCCTAAAGGCGCTGCTCAGCTGATGGATGTGGAAGGCTCCATTGATGCCGAAGGACAACTGCGTCATTACGATTTTGTGACCCATTACCCCTCCAACGATGCGCCGAACCTGGCGCTCTTGCTGACGGGGCGGGAGTCGGCGGCCCCACGTCAATTGGAAATGGGGGATCGCACGGCAGTACCGCCTTACAGCTATCCCAAGCAGCGCATTGTGTGTCAGGACATGCCCGCGATTGTGCGTGCTTCCTGGTTGCGCGGCGTGTCGGCCATGCCCAACTCTTTTGCGCATGACTGCTTTCTGGACGAGCTGGCAGTGGAAGCCGGTGTGGACCCCTTGATCTATCGCCTGCGTTATCTGGATCAGGATGAACGTGCTCAGGAGCTGCTGCAGGCGGTGGCGGATAAGGGGCAATGGCAGATCGGGCAGCGTGGTTCGCGCGGGCAGCCAGATGAGCAGGGTTATTTGTATGGCCGTGGTCTGTCGTACGCCCGTTATATACACAGCAAGTTCCCTGGTTTTGGGGCGGCATGGTCAGCATGGTTACTGGATTTGCGGGTCCATATAGAAACGGGCGTGATCGACGTTCAGCAGATTTATGTAGGTCAGGATACCGGGCAGATGGTGAACCCGGCCGGTGTGCGTCACCAGATTCACGGCAATGTGATTCAGTCCTTGAGCCGCACTTTGTATGAACAGGTGCGCTTTAACGCACAAGGCGTGGTCAGTGCGGAGTGGGGCGCCTATCCCATTGTTGATTTCCCGCGTATCCCGCCTATTGAGGTGGTTTTGATGGACAGGCAGTCCGAGCTGCCTATGGGGTCGGGCGAATCCGCCTCCGTGCCCTGTGCCTCGGCCATTGCCAATGCTTTGTTTGATGCAACTGGCCGACGTTTTCGGCAGGTGCCTTTCACACCGGATGTGGTCCGGGCCGCGCTGGCTGCTATGTCTCAAATGGCCTAG
- a CDS encoding (2Fe-2S)-binding protein has product MNPCTRPHTLRVNQETHIIEVEPDTPLLYVLRNDLELNGPKFGCGLGECGACTVLVDGVAARSCVVPVSLVENRQITTLEGLARNGQPNDVQQAFIDCQAAQCGYCLNGMVMTVQALLERNPQATEEQIRDELRYNLCRCGTHVEIMQAAVRVAKARQ; this is encoded by the coding sequence ATGAACCCTTGTACTCGCCCGCATACCTTGCGGGTCAATCAAGAGACCCACATCATCGAGGTGGAACCCGATACGCCACTGCTTTATGTATTGCGTAACGACCTTGAACTGAATGGCCCCAAGTTTGGTTGCGGCCTGGGTGAATGTGGCGCCTGTACGGTGCTGGTCGATGGGGTGGCCGCCCGCTCCTGTGTCGTGCCGGTCAGCCTGGTAGAAAACCGCCAGATCACTACGTTAGAAGGCCTGGCCCGGAATGGCCAGCCTAATGATGTTCAGCAGGCATTTATAGATTGCCAGGCTGCGCAATGCGGCTACTGCCTCAATGGCATGGTCATGACCGTGCAGGCCCTGCTGGAACGCAATCCGCAAGCCACCGAAGAGCAAATTCGGGACGAACTGCGCTATAACCTGTGCCGTTGCGGCACGCACGTAGAAATCATGCAAGCCGCCGTACGCGTCGCAAAGGCCCGGCAATGA
- a CDS encoding c-type cytochrome, with protein MSHSVQDLSRALWPELPAGTSLLHGAVVRPPYWSYENGQYLGAELQTVDQQAALQVPGVVACVHMGNFLGVLAVQAEQAQQGAALLDTRWATPVAANQAALPADETVAATLGTPDQSYEWHSAAEHQETAWARACYQDKQLYVWAHTQRPAALLIELQALSGLPSEQIHLQDIAGNQADAYDCAMDAAVMAFGRPQAVQVRASHSEVTIRLSVYKGTAERNDLNAHLRATRWQLNTLSGARPSLAAILCGQPGLPSSGPDVKSDYFSAPTPNYDGAAASSDPDSLAQATVFAQESQFDQDCHSLGLDPLEARLEQVSSPQGRELLQRVAEQSDWSEPLPAHQGPLRKGRGLAYSHIVENVPGQAAREQWSAWAVDVSVDTRQGTLSIDKLTIGHDSTELSNPEQTPESAPALADRLGRWAQQLLNNGVGKGSEGSNDSPVKETADKPAVQLVKRESAVGQPLAWNQGVELPAAAAIANAIFNASGIRLTSAPFSEQSLALGYQSDKTGSSKKRKAWWGALAAVATGTVLSALPWRPAIAPVGQVDTSIFSELAIERGRLVAIAGDCMVCHTAEGGTPNAGGLGLDTPFGTIYTTNITPDKETGIGSWSYKAFERAMREGIHQDGRHLYPAFPYTAFAKISDEDMQSLYAYLMTQEPVKSEVPETKLPFPMNMRPLVAGWNLLFHRDPNAYVPDPTQTVQWNRGAYLVNSSGHCAACHSPRNMLGAEKGGKANFLAGGFADNWEAPALNSLSKAPIPWTEQELYQYLRTGYSPRHGVAAGPMGPVVAGLAELPESDVRAMAHYLSSLNPVESEQEQTHAAQAALLEQDSRSNKDVMVMPGENLFNGACAVCHDPRGGPVLFGARPSLALNSNLHSEHPDNTIQVLMHGITRPARPTLGSMPGFKSSMNDEQMEDLLNYMRARFAPDKPAWTGLKDKIATIREQKGHL; from the coding sequence ATGAGTCATTCAGTACAAGACCTTTCCCGAGCGCTGTGGCCCGAACTGCCTGCGGGCACCAGCTTGCTGCATGGCGCTGTGGTACGCCCCCCTTACTGGTCCTATGAAAACGGGCAGTATCTGGGCGCTGAATTACAAACGGTAGACCAACAAGCTGCCCTGCAAGTACCCGGCGTTGTAGCCTGTGTGCATATGGGCAATTTCCTGGGTGTGCTGGCGGTACAAGCCGAGCAGGCTCAACAAGGCGCCGCCTTGCTGGATACGCGCTGGGCCACGCCTGTCGCTGCAAACCAGGCTGCCCTGCCAGCCGATGAGACTGTTGCCGCGACACTGGGCACCCCCGATCAAAGCTATGAGTGGCACTCTGCCGCCGAGCATCAGGAAACTGCCTGGGCTCGTGCCTGTTATCAGGACAAGCAGCTTTATGTTTGGGCGCATACGCAGCGCCCCGCTGCCCTGCTGATTGAGCTGCAAGCCTTGAGCGGCCTGCCCAGTGAACAGATCCATTTGCAGGATATTGCCGGCAATCAGGCCGATGCTTACGACTGCGCCATGGATGCGGCAGTCATGGCCTTTGGCCGCCCCCAGGCCGTGCAAGTTCGTGCCAGCCACAGCGAAGTCACCATTCGCCTGAGCGTCTATAAAGGCACCGCAGAGCGAAACGACTTGAATGCCCATTTGCGGGCGACCCGCTGGCAACTGAACACCTTGTCCGGTGCACGTCCTTCGCTGGCGGCCATTCTTTGCGGCCAGCCAGGTTTGCCCAGCAGCGGTCCGGACGTAAAGAGCGATTACTTTTCTGCACCCACGCCTAACTATGATGGCGCGGCCGCCAGCAGTGACCCCGACAGTCTGGCCCAGGCCACAGTCTTTGCCCAGGAGTCGCAGTTCGATCAGGACTGCCACAGCCTGGGTCTGGACCCTTTGGAGGCACGACTGGAACAAGTCAGCAGCCCCCAAGGTCGAGAACTGCTGCAACGGGTTGCCGAGCAGTCGGACTGGTCCGAGCCCTTGCCCGCCCATCAAGGCCCTTTGCGCAAGGGTCGCGGGCTGGCCTACAGCCATATTGTTGAAAACGTCCCCGGACAGGCTGCAAGAGAACAGTGGTCCGCCTGGGCCGTGGACGTCAGCGTCGATACCCGTCAAGGCACGCTCAGCATAGACAAGCTGACCATTGGCCACGACAGCACCGAACTGAGCAATCCCGAGCAGACCCCGGAGTCTGCGCCCGCCCTGGCCGACCGACTGGGCCGTTGGGCTCAACAACTGCTGAACAATGGCGTGGGCAAAGGCAGCGAAGGTAGCAACGACAGCCCTGTCAAAGAAACCGCCGACAAGCCCGCCGTCCAACTGGTCAAACGAGAGTCTGCCGTAGGCCAGCCTTTGGCCTGGAACCAGGGCGTGGAACTGCCTGCCGCGGCCGCTATTGCCAATGCAATTTTCAATGCCAGTGGCATACGCCTGACCAGTGCGCCTTTTAGCGAACAGTCTCTGGCACTGGGCTATCAGTCCGATAAAACAGGCAGCAGCAAAAAACGCAAAGCCTGGTGGGGGGCCTTGGCCGCGGTCGCCACCGGCACAGTCTTGAGTGCCCTGCCCTGGCGGCCCGCCATCGCGCCTGTCGGCCAAGTGGACACATCCATCTTTTCAGAGCTGGCGATTGAGCGTGGCCGCCTGGTTGCCATTGCAGGCGATTGCATGGTCTGCCACACCGCTGAAGGCGGCACACCCAATGCGGGCGGTCTGGGCCTGGATACACCGTTTGGCACTATCTACACCACCAACATCACACCGGACAAAGAAACCGGCATCGGTAGCTGGAGCTACAAAGCCTTTGAGCGCGCCATGCGCGAGGGCATTCATCAGGACGGACGCCACCTGTACCCGGCCTTCCCTTACACGGCCTTTGCCAAGATCAGCGATGAGGACATGCAGTCCCTGTACGCCTACCTGATGACACAAGAGCCAGTGAAGTCCGAAGTGCCTGAAACCAAGCTGCCCTTCCCCATGAATATGCGGCCCCTGGTGGCGGGCTGGAACCTGCTGTTTCACCGTGATCCGAATGCCTACGTGCCGGACCCGACGCAAACCGTGCAATGGAACCGGGGGGCCTATCTGGTCAATAGCAGCGGTCACTGTGCGGCGTGCCATAGCCCACGCAATATGCTGGGCGCGGAAAAAGGCGGTAAAGCGAATTTCCTGGCGGGTGGTTTTGCGGACAACTGGGAAGCGCCGGCGCTCAATAGCCTGTCCAAAGCCCCCATTCCCTGGACAGAACAGGAGCTGTACCAATACCTGCGTACCGGCTACTCGCCCCGTCATGGCGTGGCGGCGGGACCGATGGGGCCGGTCGTCGCAGGCTTGGCAGAACTGCCGGAGTCCGACGTCCGTGCCATGGCGCACTACCTAAGCAGTTTGAACCCGGTCGAGAGCGAACAAGAACAAACACACGCCGCCCAGGCCGCGCTGCTGGAGCAAGATAGCCGCAGCAATAAGGACGTGATGGTGATGCCAGGCGAAAACCTGTTCAACGGCGCTTGTGCTGTTTGCCATGACCCACGTGGTGGGCCGGTGCTCTTTGGGGCTCGCCCGTCCCTGGCCTTGAACAGCAATCTGCACAGTGAACACCCGGACAATACGATTCAGGTGTTGATGCACGGCATTACCCGTCCGGCACGGCCCACCCTGGGTTCCATGCCCGGTTTCAAGAGCAGCATGAATGACGAGCAGATGGAAGATCTGCTGAACTATATGCGGGCGCGTTTTGCACCGGACAAACCCGCCTGGACAGGCCTGAAAGACAAGATTGCGACCATACGGGAGCAGAAGGGACACCTGTAG
- a CDS encoding DUF924 family protein yields the protein MADARPNPQAVIDFWVESGPEKWFRKSDDFDREFRERFLDWHERAAKGELDDWAQTAEGAYALLILLDQFPRNSFRNTTRMYATDEKGLAIAKEMVAKGLDKQIPVERRVFCYLPYSHAESLADQQEAVRLNQEIGRPWLDHAEEHLDVVERFGRFPHRNSILGRPTTAEEQKFLEAGGFSG from the coding sequence ATGGCAGATGCACGTCCCAACCCTCAGGCAGTGATTGATTTCTGGGTTGAATCAGGGCCAGAGAAGTGGTTTCGCAAGTCCGATGACTTTGACCGGGAATTTCGCGAACGGTTTTTGGACTGGCACGAACGTGCGGCCAAGGGGGAGCTGGATGATTGGGCGCAGACCGCAGAAGGGGCTTACGCCTTGCTGATTTTGCTGGATCAGTTCCCACGCAACTCCTTTCGCAATACCACGCGCATGTATGCGACCGATGAAAAAGGTTTGGCGATTGCCAAGGAAATGGTGGCCAAGGGCCTGGACAAACAGATTCCGGTGGAGCGCCGTGTGTTTTGCTACCTGCCATACTCCCATGCGGAGAGTCTGGCCGATCAGCAAGAGGCTGTGCGCCTGAATCAGGAAATTGGCCGTCCCTGGCTGGATCATGCCGAAGAGCATCTGGATGTGGTGGAGCGTTTTGGCCGCTTCCCGCATCGCAACTCGATTCTGGGGCGTCCTACCACTGCGGAAGAACAGAAGTTTCTGGAAGCCGGTGGTTTTTCGGGTTGA
- a CDS encoding ABC transporter ATP-binding protein, protein MTQDLLVGSERIAAGGADEQPLLSVDGLNAWYGAAHILFDLSLTVQRGEVVALMGRNGAGKSTTLKSIMGLMERSNGHIEFMGQAIHDKQPFEIARAGLGFVPEDRRIFTDLSVTENLEVGRQPARRWPDGTAAPHWQPERLYSLFPNLGQMQDRPGGQMSGGEQQMLTVARTLMGNPYLVLLDEPSEGVAPVIVEQMVHMILELKQAGVSILLSEQNLHFAELVSDRAYVLEKGQIRYSGAMQELSANEQVRRTYLSV, encoded by the coding sequence ATGACGCAGGACTTATTAGTCGGTTCTGAGCGGATCGCCGCAGGCGGGGCGGACGAGCAGCCTTTGCTGAGTGTGGATGGCTTGAATGCCTGGTACGGTGCCGCGCATATCTTGTTTGATTTGTCCCTGACTGTGCAACGCGGTGAGGTGGTCGCCTTGATGGGGCGCAACGGTGCAGGCAAGTCCACCACCTTGAAATCCATCATGGGTTTGATGGAGCGCTCCAACGGCCATATCGAATTCATGGGCCAAGCCATTCACGACAAGCAGCCTTTTGAAATTGCTCGTGCCGGTTTGGGATTTGTACCCGAAGACCGACGCATCTTTACTGATTTAAGCGTCACGGAAAATCTGGAAGTGGGCCGTCAGCCCGCACGACGCTGGCCGGATGGCACAGCAGCTCCGCACTGGCAGCCTGAACGCTTGTACAGCCTGTTTCCCAATCTGGGTCAGATGCAGGACAGGCCCGGCGGGCAGATGAGCGGGGGCGAACAGCAAATGCTGACCGTCGCGCGCACCTTGATGGGCAATCCCTATCTGGTCTTGCTGGACGAGCCGTCCGAGGGTGTGGCACCCGTGATTGTGGAGCAGATGGTGCACATGATTCTGGAGCTGAAGCAGGCGGGTGTCAGCATCTTGCTGTCCGAGCAGAATCTGCATTTTGCCGAGCTGGTGTCGGATCGGGCGTATGTGCTGGAGAAGGGGCAAATACGGTACAGTGGCGCCATGCAGGAATTAAGTGCCAACGAACAAGTGCGGCGCACTTACCTGTCCGTTTAA